Proteins encoded by one window of Manihot esculenta cultivar AM560-2 chromosome 10, M.esculenta_v8, whole genome shotgun sequence:
- the LOC122724815 gene encoding uncharacterized protein LOC122724815 yields the protein MIENDEADNYSAETTRWTRSEAEEEEYPLEKKPRLENENMDQKLQNRFAKGVAGKEKAPEERRLEKHEKKHGKRPEPYRQPWERRDQRPFPPRVSEQKPLPSWVPEKLTPLNASRAEVLVAVQDKEFLQWPKPLKAKADQRNPDKYCQFHRTHGHDTNNCFQLIVEIERLIKRGHLKNFVKKPEGQRPQPNPAVQTPRRTGANPVNDGSSGTINMIVGGTRGRMSRRGKKRNREGENSSAEVMQIVEHSLTTITFSSEDAQGVQMPHDDALVIEAVIHNYRVKKILVDDGSKVNLLPYRVFQQMGIPEEQLVRDQAPIKGIGGTPVTVEGKVKLALTLGEAPRTHTHYAVFLVAKLPLSYNAILGRPVLFDFECNTRFKSGIGISIVR from the exons atgatagagAATGATGAGGCTGACAACTATTCCGCCGAGACAACCAGGTGGACGAGaagtgaagcagaggaggaggaataccCCCTGGAGAAGAAACCCAGGCTGGAAAATGAGAATATGGACCAAAAGTTAcagaa CCGATTCGCCAAGGGAGTGGCAGGTaaggagaaagccccggaggaaaggAGGCTGGAGAAGCACGAGAAGAAACATGGCAAAAGGCCTGAGCCCTACAGACagccctgggagcgaagggaccaaagacctttTCCTCCCCGGGTCTCAGAACAGAAGCCACTCCCTTCGTGGGTTCCGGAGAAGCTGACCCCACTcaatgcctctagagccgaagtgctcgtaGCTGTCCAAGACAAGGAATTCTTACAATGGCCCAAACCCTTGAAAGCGAAAGCCGACCagcgaaatcctgacaaatactgtcagttcCATCGTACTCATGGCCACGACACCAATAATTGTTTCCAATTGATCGTAGAAATTGAGAGGTTGATAAAAAGAGGACACCTGAAGAACTTCGTGAAGAAACCGGAAGGACAGAGACCTCAGCCCAATCCGGCAGTCCAAACGCCGAGAAGAACGGGAGCTAACCCTgtaaatgatgggtccagtgggaccatcaatatGATCGTAGGAGGCACAAGgggtcggatgagccgaagggggAAAAAGAGGAATAGAGAGGGAGAAAACAGCAGTGCtgaggtcatgcagatcgtcGAACACTCTTTAACGACCATCACTTTCTCCTCGGAGGACGCTCAaggtgttcagatgcctcacgacgacgcccttgtcattgaagctgtcATTCACAACTACCGGGTAAAGAAGATCTTGGTGGATGACGGAAGCAAGGTGAACCTGCTGCCTTACcgagtcttccagcagatgggaattcctgAAGAGcaactggttcgggaccaggccCCGATTAAAGGGATTGGAGGAACACCAGTGACGGTGGAAGGGAAAGTAAAGCTAGCCCTTACTTTGGGAGAGGCACCAAGGACTCACACCCATTATGCGGTGTTCCTGGTGGCTAAACTCCCCCTGAGCTACAACGCGATCCTGGGAAGACCTGTGCTGTTTGACtttgagtgtaatacccggtttaagtccggcatcggaatttctatcGTCCGGTGA
- the LOC110625095 gene encoding probable protein phosphatase 2C 63 → MLRPYYRPLERCFGRRPGGGGGGGDGLMWHTDLKQHASGDYSIAVVQANSNLEDQSQVFTSPSTTYIGVYDGHGGPEASRFVNKHLFPFMHKFATEQGGLSVDVIKRAFSATEEEFCHLVKRSLPIKPQIASVGSCCLVGAITDDDVLYVANLGDSRAVLGRRVYRDKKKPIVAERLSTDHNVAVEEVRREVEALHPDDSHIVVYTHGVWRIKGIIQVSRSIGDVYLKKPEFNRHLFPQFGGPIPLKRPFVTAEPSVLIRQLRPQDLFLIFASDGLWEQLSDQAVVEIVFKYPRAGIAKRLVRAALQEAAKKREMRYDDIKKIDRGIRRHFHDDITVIVIYLDHQKGPVNGGPNRNTIGCTTAPVDIFSLNAD, encoded by the exons ATGTTGCGGCCTTACTACAGGCCGCTTGAGCGATGCTTTGGGAGGCGACCTGgcggaggaggaggtggtggtgaTGGGTTGATGTGGCATACGGATTTGAAACAGCACGCTTCCGGTGACTATTCTATCGCCGTGGTTCAAGCCAATTCTAATCTGGAGGATCAGAGTCAAGTGTTTACGTCTCCTTCCACTACTTAtattggggtttatgatggtcaTGGTGGTCCTGAGGCTTCCAGATTCGTTAACAAGCATTTGTTCCCATTCATGCACA AATTTGCTACAGAGCAAGGGGGATTATCCGTGGATGTGATAAAGAGGGCATTTAGTGCAACCGAGGAAGAATTTTGTCATTTAGTGAAGCGATCACTGCCAATCAAACCACAAATTGCTTCTGTGGGATCATGTTGTCTAGTTGGAGCAATCACAGATGATGATGTCTTATACGTTGCAAATTTAGGGGACTCAAGAGCAGTTCTTGGACGGAGAGTTTATAGGGATAAGAAAAAACCAATTGTAGCAGAGAGGTTATCAACAGATCATAATGTTGCTGTTGAAGAGGTTAGGAGGGAAGTGGAGGCACTCCATCCTGATGATTCGCATATTGTGGTGTATACTCATGGAGTTTGGAGAATTAAGGGCATAATTCAG GTATCAAGATCTATCGGTGATGTTTATTTGAAGAAACCTGAATTTAACAGGCACCTCTTTCCGCAATTTGGAGGCCCTATTCCTTTAAAAAGGCCTTTCGTGACAGCAGAACCCTCAGTACTCATTAGACAGCTGAGACCACAGGACTTGTTCCTGATCTTTGCTTCAGATGGTCTTTGGGAACAGTTGAGTGATCAAGCAGTTGTGGAGATAGTTTTCAAATATCCAAGAGCT GGGATTGCTAAGAGATTGGTAAGAGCTGCTCTCCAGGAGGCtgcaaagaaaagagaaatgaGATATGATGATATAAAGAAAATCGACAGGGGAATAAGGCGTCACTTTCATGATGATATCACTGTGATTGTGATTTATCTTGATCACCAGAAAGGTCCTGTAAATGGTGGACCAAACCGAAACACGATTGGCTGCACCACTGCACCTGTTGACATTTTCTCTCTAAATGCAGACTGA